The DNA region AAATGCTTTAAGAGAGTTTATCGAAGATTTCAAACTCGAACCATGGCATCTGGAGAAAAGTGAGGGCTTTTTGAGATACATTGTTTTAAGAGAAGGAAAGTTTACGGGCGAATTTATGGTCAACATTGTCACAGATGAAGGAGATTTACCTGAAGAAGTTGAATCTTACTTTGATTTTGCAGATTCACTCTATTGGAGCGTCAATAATACTAAGAGCGACGTTTCCTATGGTGAGCCAAGACGCTTTTGGAAGAAAGAGTTCATCACTGAGGAGCTTGATGGTGTAACTTACCTCATCCATCCGAACAGTTTCTTCCAAACAAACTCCTATCAAGCGGTGAATTTGGTTAAAGAGGTAGCAGAGCTCGCCGAGGGTCAAAAAATCTTAGATCTTTATTCCGGTGTTGGGACTTTTGGGGTTTATCTTGCCAAAAGGGGTTTTGATGTTGAGGGTGTTGAGATTAATCCTTTTGCCGTTGAAATGGCAAACAAAAACGCCGAACTTAACGGTGTTAATGCAACGTTTAGAGTGGGGGAGGACAAAAGTGTTGAGAGCTTGGCGGATTATGACACCGTTATAGTGGATCCGCCTAGAGCAGGATTGCATCCAAAGCTCATTAGGAAAATTTTAAAAGATAAACCTGAAACTTTGGTTTATGTTTCGTGCAATCCTAAAACCTTAGCACAGAATTTAGATGCTCTAATTGAACATTATGAAATAAAAGATGGTGTAGGTTTAGACATGTTTCCCCACACTCCTCACGTAGAAATGGTTGTTAAGCTTAAATTGAAAGTTTGAAGTTCGAGACCGAAAGGTTCAAAAAGTTAAAATACTTTAAAAACCCAAATTACATGGGGGTTACGATATGGGAATCGATGAGAGAGATAGGATAATACTTGATATACTTTCCAAGGACGCGAGGACGCCTTTTACAGAGATAGCGAAGGTTTTGGGCATAAGTGAAACTGCGGTGAGGAAGAGGGTAAAATCCTTGGAGGAAAAAGGGGTCATCAAAGGCTATAAAGTTGAAGTGGATCCCGCAAAGTTAGGCTATGGGTTGGTAAGCTTGACAGGAATAGATACTTTGCCTGAAAAACTATTTGAGGTTGCAGAGAAGGTCAAAAGCTTTGACTTCGTGAAGAACCTGTATCTCACGAGCGGTGACCACATGATAATGGCTGAAGTTTGGGCAAAGGACGGCGAAGATTTAGCGGAGATAATCTCCACCAAGATTGGAAAGCTTGAGGGTGTTATAAAAGTCTGCCCTGCTATAATATTGGAGAAGATTAAATGATTTTCACGTTTAATTTTTAAATACTCTGGGGGATAAAGCTTTTAAGGCTTTTATTTCTTATTATCTATCGCGCGGTGGTAGTCTAGCCTGGTCTAGGACACCGGCCTCCCAAGCAGGTGACCCGGGTTCAAATCCCGGCCACCGCACCATTCTAACAAACTTCGCGAAGGCGAAGTTTGATCAAGGTTCGTGATTTTTAGATGTTAGGACTTGAATGAAGGGTGCATTTCCCACTGGATGTCTCTTTTGCACGTAGAAACAGTTAGATCAAGTTAATTTGCGTAGATTCACTCCAGCAGGCACCTGAAGGTGCTCAAAAAACATGAATCTACTCAAGGGGCAAAATTAAACTCTGTTTTAATGTTGAATCACACTATAATCACTTGAAATGCCATTGGGGAGCAATTTAACGAGGAATCACAGACTTTTGATTAAACTTTGCTTTGCAAAGCGCTGGCAGAAAATGGTTTACTGTTCTTGAGAATGTGAGTTGAAGTGGGCATTCCATTTTACTCGACAGTTTTAATTTGAATTTCCCTTTGAAGAGCTAAAGCATAAAGGGGATTTGCTTTCTTTTTGACGCTCTTCGAGCGTCTACCCAGAGGAATCCTACGATAAAACACATATTAAGAAGAAATCAACCACCACAAACTTGATCAATGTTTGTGATTCTTGGATGTCAGGACTTGAATGAAGAGTGGAAATAACTAAAAAGCAGGTAATCTTCGAAGAAAACACACTAAAAACCTCTCATTCAATCGGCACTCCATCCTTAGTCCTTGGTGCGAGCCACTTTATGAGCTTATAGGGGTTCTTTGAACGAATTATTATTGTTATCGGGCCCAAAGGGGATTCCTCGTTGAAGTTGACTTTTCCAGCGTAGGCAACTTGCTTGTGCACTTTGAATATAATCTCTTCTCCAAAAGTACCCTCCTCAAGTATCATTCTGGCAGTGTCAAGTATTGCCTGTCCTCTAAATAGCTCATAGAGCCTTTGAAGTGCTTTTTTGCTCTTTGTCTTTCCTGTTAGTATAATGTAATCACCCTTATCAAAGGCATCGAACTCTAAATCGGCCACTAAATTGAGCATAGCTATCTTAACCTTCTCAATATCCTCAGTGGGATAAACATGAGCCTCAACTTCAACTTCCTCAAACATGCTCTCACCCCTTTGAACATCTTTATGATGCCTTTTGAATTTTTCTCACAAAGTCTTCAACTTTTTTAGTGAACTCTCTGTTCTCTACTTCCTTTTCTTTGACTTCCAAAGTCGCTATTGGCTTTTCTTTGCACAGCTCTTCCATGTGTTTAAAAGAATTACCATTACTATCATCACATGTGCAGAAAAATGCTACATCTTTAAGCTTATCCGAGTAAAGGTGGAGATACGTCCTAATAGGCGCTGAGATCGTACCAACCCACACGGGGGTCCCTATTATCACTAAGCCATATTCACTTGGATCTTTTTCAATCTCATTGATTTTTGTAAGTCTCTTAAACATTGCATCCAGTCCTGACCTCAAAAATCCGAATGGTCCTTTACGGTTCTTTGTATCTATTATCTCTTCAAGATCAGCGTTCAAAGCTTTAGCAAGTGCTTGGGCAACTTTTTTGGTGTTGCCGCTCCGTGAATAAAAAACAACTAAAATTTTTGCCATTGATATCACTAACTAAATTGACAAAGGAAAGCTTATAAAGGATTGCATCAATAATATTAGGGTGTCCTAAAAATGTTAGAGAACTTCATTACGGCACTGAGCAACTATCTCTTAACTGTTTCTGAAGGCAATACTATGGTCGTTGTTCTCTATGCAGGCCTTTTTGTGGCTTTAATGACTAGTTTAGGCTCATTAATGGCTTTGTTTGCTCACCAAATGCCCACATGGAGTATCGATATTAGCCTATCATTCGCTGCTGGTGTTATGCTTGTAGCGAGCTTTACGAGCTTAATTCTACCTGCCATAGAATCTACGGGAAGATTTTTGCCTGCTGGAATAGGAATTTTTCTCGGTATCCTTCTCATTTACGCTGTAGACACTCTAATTCCTCATGAGCACTTAGTTAAGGGCTATGAAGGTCCAAAAGAATTCAAAGACAAGCTTAGAGTTGTTTGGCTTATCGTTTTGGCGGTTATAATCCACAATCTTCCCGAAGGCCTTGCTGTAGGAACTTCTATAATCTACGATGTCCAGACAGGTTTGGTAACAGCCCTAGCTATTGGAATCCAAGATTTTCCGGAAGGACTTGTCGTGGCTTTACCTTTAGCGGTGCTCCAAAAGAAGAGGTTTCAACCAATAGCCATAGGTGTTTTGAGTGGAGTTGCGGAGATGGTGATGGCTTTGATTGGGGCCCTGTTTTTCGGCGTTTTTAAGTGGCTCCTCCCCTATGGGCTCGGCTTAGCAGGAGGAGCAATGCTCTACGTAACTATAAAAGAGATGATACCTGAGATTTATGCAAAAAAGAAAAATGAGACTCTCATAACAGCAGGCTTCTTTTTGGGCTTCTATGTTATGCTGTTCCTCGACTCAATGCTCGGCTAAATCAGTTCAAGCTTTCTTGCTATTTTTAATATTTCTATTCTATAGTCATCTAAGCTGTTTTCGTTAACTATGAGGTAATCTGCCAATGCAATGACACTTCCAATGCCGAACTGTAATTCCTTCCAATCCCTCGCTTCAAAGTCCTCCCATGTCGCTGGATCATCACTCCTACCGCGCCTGCTCAGTCTTTCAAAGCGCTTTTTTGGTGATGAATGGACAGCTATGACCACTGTTTTTTCCTCTGGAAAAGCTTCTTTAAAAGTTTGTATTTCCCCTAATGAGCGAATACCATCGATTATTATGGCATCGTGCTCTTTTAAGAGCTCTTTCACCCTAGGAATACAGAGTTTTGCCACCGCGTTATCTCCAAGCTCTTGTCTAAGCTGTATGCTGACTTTTGCCATACCTTCCGGTGTTTTTGGTATGTTTCGCTTATTTGCTTCCTCTCTAACGATATCACCCATGTTAACGTGAGGAACTCCAAAACGTCTAAAAACCTTTACTACCTCTCCTTTGCCGGAACCGGGCATTCCTACAACGTATATTATCATCTTCGCCCACACCAAAATAATTGGAGAAGGTTTAAAAAGTTAACTTTCATTTTAAAAATGCATCTAACGTCCCTTTCTTGGCTTTCTTCTCCTTAATTTTGGGCATCTCGAGGTTTAGTGCCTTGTAAATCTCTTTTAGCACTCCGACACCTATTCCCTCCACCTTTAAGAGTTCTGCGGGTTTTGCATTTGCCATATCTTCAATGCTCTTAAATCCAGCTAAGTAAAGGGCTCTTGCTCTCTTTCTTCCGACCATTGGGAGCTTAACTAGCTCTAAAAGCTCTTCTCTAACGCCATGCTTTACTCTGAGCCTTAAGTCTTGGAGGAACTGTAGAACTTCTTTTTTGGGCTCGAAAAGCTTGTAAATCTCAATTAGTGAGTAGAGGAGCCAATCTGCTAAGTCCAAAACTCTATACAAGTCTCCGCTGTCAATGCCATAGCTCTCCAAAATTTTCTCTTCTCTAACCTCGTTTATCCAATCGAGAAGAAGCTTAGCCGTCTTCACCTGGCCGAGGAATATTTGGACCTCGTAGTCCTCATAGTAGGGTATCTCTGTGTAGAAGTGCTCTTCCATTTCATAGGCATAGTCAAAGAGGTCATCCATCTCCTTTCGTTTAGCCCTAAGGGTGTTGAGATCTGGTGAGGAAGCCAAGAGCTGGAATACACCTAGAGGATTTGGATTTTCCTCCAGATTTGGAAGAGCATCTTTAAAGCGCTTTGCTGTTAGAGGGTCTATGTAGAGCTGGGAGGTTCTTATTCCAAATGGGAGGGGTATGAAGCGGTCTTCCAGATCTATGTCGATGAAGCCGTTTTCAAAGAAGAAGTAGACTATTTTTTTAGCTTTTTCTTCAAGTAGCTCAACATTCTTGCGTTGATGGTAGAAGAATGTCTTCTCTAAAAACCTAACCAGCTCTAAGAAATCTTTAACCCCAAAGTTGGTTATCAAAGCTAAAACTTGGCTCCTAAAAGCGGATTCATTTGAGAGCATTGAGAAGAGCTTTTCGGGTTTTCCGAGGATGTATTTCTTGAAAACTTCCCTTGGATCTTCGCTTTCCTTTGCAACGATTATAGCCTCCCCTTCTTTGTCGTACTTTGGCCTTCCAGCTCTACCGAGCATCTGTTGTATCTCGAGAACGGGAATACTAGTCCATCCAAAGGAGGAGTATCTCTTAGTGTCTCTCACGATAACGCGGAACGAGGGGAGATTTACTCCAGCGCTTAAGGTCGGAGTCGCGGTAATTACCTTAATCAAACCCTCCCTAAATGCATCTTCAATCAAAGTCCTCTCTTTTCTCCCCAAACCAGCATGGTGAAAGGTAACTCCATTCACCAATACCTCTTTAACCTTCTCATTAGTCGGATTGCTCTCGAGCTCATCCACCAGAGTTTTGAGCCTTCTCTGCTCAGCCTTTGTCAATAAACGTTTAACTTTCTTTCCAAGCCTAATTGCCTCTCGCTCGGCACTCCTTCTCGTGTTAACGAAGACCAAAGCTTGCTTTCCTCTCTTTATGGCGTCTATAACGAGGGAGTCCCAAGTCTCGCCAAACCTCTGGATGCTCTCATCTTCCCAAATAACCTCTCCATTGTAGAACACTCCTTTTTTAAGCTGGACAGGACGCCAGTCGCTTACAACAAGCTTTGCGTTGAGCCACTCCGCTAATTCTTCTGCATTTCCAACTGTAGCACTCAACCCCAAAATCTGCGCTTTGCCGAGCAGGTGTGAGAGGGTCATCTCTAAAGTTGCCCCTCTATCAAAAGATCCCAAGAGATGGATTTCATCGGCAACTACCAGCTTAACATCCATTATCCATCTGGATTTGTGCCTTAAGAGAGAGTCAAATTTCTCCGATGTGGCTATTATTATATCGTAGCTCCCCAACCACTCATCACCGCTGTCATAGTCTCCGGTTGTCATTGCAACCCTCACACCAAAGTTTTCCCATTCCTTAAACTCCCTGTACTTCTCTTCAGCTAATGCTTTAAGGGGCACAATGTAAACGGCTTTTCCCCCCTCTTTGAAAAGCTTGTTGAGCATGACTATTTCAGCCACCAATGTTTTTCCAGAAGCAGTTGGGATTGCTAAAAGCAAGTTTTCTCCACTTAAAACTCCACTCTTTAATGCATCTGCCTGGGGAGGATATAGCTCTTCGATCCCTCTCCTCTTCAAAACGTTTATTATGCGCTCGTCAACACCCAGTGATTTCAGTTCATCAACTCTCATGCTATCACTCCACTGGCATATAACTTTAAGCAAAGTTTTTTAGCTCTTTCCCCAAGTTTAGAGTGGTGGGGTTATGAGAATTGCAATTCCTTATTTAATCTTTGAGGTGAAGGGAAAGGAGTATATGATAGATGCTTACTTTTCAAAGAAGGTTGAGCGAATAGAAAGGGTAAGCGCCCTTATACGGCCCTTCGATAGGAGCCTCAGGAGGGAGTGCGAGGGCTCATTGGAGCCTTTAATTAAGGAAGAGGATTTGGAAGGTTTTTTGAAAGAGGTGTTTAGAGAGGTTTACGAACTTTCTGGTGAGAAGCTCAAGAGTCGTTTGAGCCACATGAGGCGGTGGAACATTTTTAGGCTTCTCGGGCTCCCTACGGGATATAAACGGCACTTAAAGGAGGAAGAAGAGCTTGCAAAGGAAAACAGAGAAGCCTTGCTGGCCCTTGCGATACTAAAAAATGTTTTAGGTATTAAAAGCCCTAAAGAGCTTGAAAATCTCCATATACTTGTCAGGGGCTACAGATACTATGCAGTGGAAATTGGGGAGAGCATCTACAACGAGAAGGGCAAAGAGGACAAAATTTACGCTCAGCTTCTAAAAATTGATGAGAGCTTCAAAAAAGAAATAGAGAGGATGGCTCACTTCTTTGAGTAGAGCCAGCAGGCTACATAGTGGTCTTTTTCCGCTTCTACTAATGGGGGTTCTTCTTTTCTGCAGATTTCCTTTGCAAATGGGCATCTTGGGTTGAAGCGGCATCCCTTTGGTGGATTAATTGGGCTTGGCGGTTCTCCTTCGATCTTTTGCCTCTTAGCTTTAAGCTCTGCCGCAAGCTCGGGGTCTGGGACAGGTATTGCCGAGAGGAGGAGTTGGGTGTATGGGTGAAGTGGGTTTTCGAAGATTTCATCGGATGGTCCAATCTCTACGAGCTTTCCTAGGTACATAACTCCCATTCTGTGGCTCATATATTTGACAACTCCCAAATCGTGGGATATGAAGAGGTATGTAAATCCAAAGTCCTTCTGAAGGTCTTTTAACGTGTTGAGAATGTTGGCTTGGACTGAAACATCTAGAGCGGATGTTGGCTCATCCAAAACTATGAACTCCGGCTTCATTGCTAAGAGCCTTGCTAGAGCTATTCTCTGTCTCTGTCCACCGCTGAACTCGTGGGGATAACGGTAAAGGTGCATCTCGTTTAATCCAACACTCTCTAAGAGCTTTATTACGAATTCTTCGGGGTCGTCTATATGGATTTTGTGGAATCTAACGGGCTCCATTATAACTTCAAACACAGTTTGTCTGGGATTTAAGGAGGAGTAGGGATCCTGGAACATGATTTGTGCTTTTCTTCTAAACCACTTCATTCCCTCCTTATCCAGCTCCATGATGTTCTTGCCTTCAAAGATTATCTCTCCATCTGTTGGCTCAATTAGTCTCAATATTGTCCTTCCCGTGGTGGTTTTTCCACAGCCACTCTCTCCTACAAGTCCAAATGTCTCTCCTTTGCGTATATCAAAGCTTATGTCATCAACAGCTTTGACGTATCCCTTCGTGAAAAACAATCCTTTAACTGGGAAGTATTTCTTTAGATGTCTAACTTGAAGTATCGGCTCCAATTTCATCACCTCAATACAAGTGGCAGGCCACGAAGTGTCCGTCTTCAACCTCTTTCAATTCGGGCACCTTTTGCTTGCAAATTTCCTTTGCAAATGGGCACCTTGGATGGAACCTACATCCTCCTGGCGGCTTGATGAGGTTGGGTACTGTTCCGGGAATAGCTTCTAAACGCTCGATTTTTGTCATTGGGTTTGGAACTGCTCTAAGTAGACCTTGGGTGTATGGGTGGAGTGGGTTCTTGAATATCTGCTTAGCAGTTCCAATCTCCGCTATTTTACCCGCGTACATTACCGCAATTCTATCCGCCATTTCAGCAACTACACCCATATTGTGGGTGATTAAGATAACAGTGGTGTTGTATTCTCTCTTGAGTTTGTTCATCAACTCTAAAATTTGAGCTTGAACCGTAACATCTAATGCAGTTGTTGGCTCGTCCGCTATG from Palaeococcus pacificus DY20341 includes:
- the rlmD gene encoding 23S rRNA (uracil(1939)-C(5))-methyltransferase RlmD is translated as MRVEITKLSQEGFGIAKVGKKKIHVPFTAPGDVVEINKWHRERRKLVAHDYEIIEYSKERVEPKCSYFGLCGGCLLQHLPYEEQLRFKKSKLEEILGFEVDVIPSPEIYGHRNRIDVAITTSGIGFRRRGTWWDVINIDECPVFGKRSKKALNALREFIEDFKLEPWHLEKSEGFLRYIVLREGKFTGEFMVNIVTDEGDLPEEVESYFDFADSLYWSVNNTKSDVSYGEPRRFWKKEFITEELDGVTYLIHPNSFFQTNSYQAVNLVKEVAELAEGQKILDLYSGVGTFGVYLAKRGFDVEGVEINPFAVEMANKNAELNGVNATFRVGEDKSVESLADYDTVIVDPPRAGLHPKLIRKILKDKPETLVYVSCNPKTLAQNLDALIEHYEIKDGVGLDMFPHTPHVEMVVKLKLKV
- the lrpA gene encoding HTH-type transcriptional regulator LrpA, with translation MGIDERDRIILDILSKDARTPFTEIAKVLGISETAVRKRVKSLEEKGVIKGYKVEVDPAKLGYGLVSLTGIDTLPEKLFEVAEKVKSFDFVKNLYLTSGDHMIMAEVWAKDGEDLAEIISTKIGKLEGVIKVCPAIILEKIK
- a CDS encoding RNA-binding domain-containing protein, translated to MFEEVEVEAHVYPTEDIEKVKIAMLNLVADLEFDAFDKGDYIILTGKTKSKKALQRLYELFRGQAILDTARMILEEGTFGEEIIFKVHKQVAYAGKVNFNEESPLGPITIIIRSKNPYKLIKWLAPRTKDGVPIE
- a CDS encoding flavodoxin family protein — translated: MAKILVVFYSRSGNTKKVAQALAKALNADLEEIIDTKNRKGPFGFLRSGLDAMFKRLTKINEIEKDPSEYGLVIIGTPVWVGTISAPIRTYLHLYSDKLKDVAFFCTCDDSNGNSFKHMEELCKEKPIATLEVKEKEVENREFTKKVEDFVRKIQKAS
- a CDS encoding ZIP family metal transporter, with translation MLENFITALSNYLLTVSEGNTMVVVLYAGLFVALMTSLGSLMALFAHQMPTWSIDISLSFAAGVMLVASFTSLILPAIESTGRFLPAGIGIFLGILLIYAVDTLIPHEHLVKGYEGPKEFKDKLRVVWLIVLAVIIHNLPEGLAVGTSIIYDVQTGLVTALAIGIQDFPEGLVVALPLAVLQKKRFQPIAIGVLSGVAEMVMALIGALFFGVFKWLLPYGLGLAGGAMLYVTIKEMIPEIYAKKKNETLITAGFFLGFYVMLFLDSMLG
- a CDS encoding dephospho-CoA kinase: MIIYVVGMPGSGKGEVVKVFRRFGVPHVNMGDIVREEANKRNIPKTPEGMAKVSIQLRQELGDNAVAKLCIPRVKELLKEHDAIIIDGIRSLGEIQTFKEAFPEEKTVVIAVHSSPKKRFERLSRRGRSDDPATWEDFEARDWKELQFGIGSVIALADYLIVNENSLDDYRIEILKIARKLELI
- a CDS encoding ATP-dependent DNA helicase, whose amino-acid sequence is MRVDELKSLGVDERIINVLKRRGIEELYPPQADALKSGVLSGENLLLAIPTASGKTLVAEIVMLNKLFKEGGKAVYIVPLKALAEEKYREFKEWENFGVRVAMTTGDYDSGDEWLGSYDIIIATSEKFDSLLRHKSRWIMDVKLVVADEIHLLGSFDRGATLEMTLSHLLGKAQILGLSATVGNAEELAEWLNAKLVVSDWRPVQLKKGVFYNGEVIWEDESIQRFGETWDSLVIDAIKRGKQALVFVNTRRSAEREAIRLGKKVKRLLTKAEQRRLKTLVDELESNPTNEKVKEVLVNGVTFHHAGLGRKERTLIEDAFREGLIKVITATPTLSAGVNLPSFRVIVRDTKRYSSFGWTSIPVLEIQQMLGRAGRPKYDKEGEAIIVAKESEDPREVFKKYILGKPEKLFSMLSNESAFRSQVLALITNFGVKDFLELVRFLEKTFFYHQRKNVELLEEKAKKIVYFFFENGFIDIDLEDRFIPLPFGIRTSQLYIDPLTAKRFKDALPNLEENPNPLGVFQLLASSPDLNTLRAKRKEMDDLFDYAYEMEEHFYTEIPYYEDYEVQIFLGQVKTAKLLLDWINEVREEKILESYGIDSGDLYRVLDLADWLLYSLIEIYKLFEPKKEVLQFLQDLRLRVKHGVREELLELVKLPMVGRKRARALYLAGFKSIEDMANAKPAELLKVEGIGVGVLKEIYKALNLEMPKIKEKKAKKGTLDAFLK
- a CDS encoding ABC transporter ATP-binding protein, encoding MKLEPILQVRHLKKYFPVKGLFFTKGYVKAVDDISFDIRKGETFGLVGESGCGKTTTGRTILRLIEPTDGEIIFEGKNIMELDKEGMKWFRRKAQIMFQDPYSSLNPRQTVFEVIMEPVRFHKIHIDDPEEFVIKLLESVGLNEMHLYRYPHEFSGGQRQRIALARLLAMKPEFIVLDEPTSALDVSVQANILNTLKDLQKDFGFTYLFISHDLGVVKYMSHRMGVMYLGKLVEIGPSDEIFENPLHPYTQLLLSAIPVPDPELAAELKAKRQKIEGEPPSPINPPKGCRFNPRCPFAKEICRKEEPPLVEAEKDHYVACWLYSKK